One Kitasatospora sp. NBC_01266 genomic window carries:
- a CDS encoding AAA family ATPase, giving the protein MDARPAPEGPVAGLPSGPEPFAGRAAELAALRAEARRSPGDSCRVLVVTGRPGAGRTVLARRFARSLAGEYQVLADRLTGPDGTAEAPGAVARRLLAALDLPCDTLPPAAPEEADPACARLREALTGRATLLLLDDVADAAQLRPLLPDEPRCLVVAATTGPLTALADRFRVDPVILRGLDEAAAVELLTALVGGTRISCDPVGAAALAEACAGRPAPLRLMAHWLRAHPKAAVPAAAAALREAGGEVLSAAFALRYRALPVAQARLLRMLTLAPAGRADPRTASALAGCPAPEAAAGLRALAEGELIEEHAPGLDGTPRYQVPGRFYGELVALRDRLDRPGEVQLARARLLERLVRLVDSARALLEPGRSAPDPLPGPLRLRTAGHARGWLLGERELLLSAGEQAVAQGDLDGSAARLVGALLRTLPSAGPLRPADAYRLHRLVLTCAERQGAPRRAAAALLNLAELRAAAGQWRAAAEHYRAAHVHSRAPLDEAVAARALEGVAECHRALGDAVRAADSYGRALALRRGLDEPAAQARLLARIGEAHAAQRRFAEAEREYRAALALLRRLGDERGTAAVAATLERLAAGG; this is encoded by the coding sequence ATGGACGCACGCCCGGCCCCCGAAGGGCCGGTGGCCGGTCTGCCGTCGGGCCCCGAGCCGTTCGCCGGCCGGGCCGCCGAACTGGCCGCGCTGCGCGCCGAGGCCCGTCGCTCGCCCGGCGACAGCTGCCGGGTGCTGGTGGTCACCGGCCGGCCGGGCGCCGGGCGCACCGTGCTGGCCCGGCGGTTCGCCCGTTCGCTGGCCGGTGAGTACCAGGTGCTGGCCGACCGGCTGACCGGGCCGGACGGGACGGCCGAGGCGCCCGGTGCGGTCGCCCGGCGGCTGCTCGCGGCCCTCGACCTGCCCTGTGACACGCTGCCCCCGGCGGCGCCCGAGGAGGCGGACCCGGCCTGCGCGCGGCTGCGCGAGGCGCTGACCGGCCGGGCCACCCTGCTGCTGCTCGACGATGTCGCGGACGCCGCCCAGCTGCGCCCGCTGCTGCCGGACGAGCCGCGCTGCCTGGTGGTGGCCGCCACCACCGGGCCGCTCACCGCGCTGGCCGACCGGTTCCGGGTCGACCCGGTGATCCTGCGCGGCCTGGACGAGGCCGCCGCCGTGGAACTGCTCACCGCGCTGGTCGGCGGCACCCGGATCAGCTGCGACCCGGTCGGCGCGGCCGCGCTCGCCGAGGCCTGCGCCGGGCGTCCGGCCCCGCTGCGGCTGATGGCGCACTGGCTGCGGGCACACCCGAAGGCCGCGGTTCCGGCCGCTGCCGCCGCGCTGCGCGAGGCCGGTGGCGAGGTGCTGTCGGCTGCCTTCGCGCTGCGTTACCGGGCGCTGCCGGTCGCCCAGGCACGGCTGCTGCGGATGCTCACCCTGGCCCCCGCCGGCCGGGCCGACCCGCGCACCGCCTCCGCGCTGGCGGGCTGCCCGGCGCCGGAGGCCGCCGCCGGGCTGCGCGCGCTGGCGGAGGGGGAGCTGATCGAGGAGCACGCGCCAGGGCTCGACGGCACGCCGCGCTACCAGGTGCCGGGCCGTTTCTACGGCGAGCTGGTCGCGCTGCGCGACCGGCTGGACCGGCCCGGCGAGGTGCAGCTGGCCCGGGCCCGGCTGCTGGAGCGGCTGGTCCGCCTGGTCGACTCGGCCCGCGCGCTGCTCGAACCCGGCCGGTCGGCGCCCGACCCGCTGCCCGGACCGCTGCGGCTGCGCACCGCCGGGCACGCTCGTGGCTGGCTGCTCGGTGAGCGCGAGCTGCTGCTGTCGGCGGGCGAGCAGGCGGTCGCCCAGGGAGACCTGGACGGCTCGGCCGCCCGGCTGGTCGGCGCGCTGCTGCGGACGCTGCCGTCGGCCGGCCCGCTGCGGCCCGCCGACGCCTACCGGCTGCACCGGCTGGTGCTGACCTGTGCCGAGCGGCAGGGTGCGCCCCGGCGGGCCGCCGCCGCGCTGCTCAACCTGGCCGAGCTGCGGGCCGCGGCCGGCCAGTGGCGGGCGGCGGCCGAGCACTACCGCGCCGCCCATGTGCACAGCCGGGCCCCGCTGGACGAGGCGGTCGCCGCACGGGCGCTGGAGGGCGTGGCCGAGTGCCACCGGGCGCTCGGTGACGCGGTGCGCGCCGCTGACAGCTACGGCCGGGCGTTGGCGCTGCGCCGGGGCCTGGACGAGCCCGCCGCCCAGGCCCGGCTGCTGGCCCGGATCGGCGAGGCACACGCGGCCCAGCGCCGTTTCGCCGAGGCGGAGCGCGAGTACCGGGCGGCTCTGGCGCTGCTGCGCAGGCTCGGGGACGAGCGCGGCACGGCGGCGGTGGCGGCGACGCTGGAGCGGCTCGCGGCGGGTGGTTGA
- the ald gene encoding alanine dehydrogenase has protein sequence MTKVGIPREVKNHEYRVAITPAGVHELVRNGHEVFIEDGAGVGSSIPNEEYVAAGATILPTADEVWATADLLLKVKEPIAQEYHRLRKGQTLFTYLHLAADKAGTDALVASGTTAIAYETVQLANGALPLLAPMSEVAGRLAPQVGSYHLMRPAGGRGVLPGGVPGTHSAKAVVIGGGVSGWHAATIAIGMGYEVTLLDRDINKLREADRIFGTKIKAIMSNSFELEKAVIEADLVIGAVLIPGAKAPKLVTNELVSRMKPGSVLVDIAIDQGGCFEDSHATTHAEPTFEVHNSVFYCVANMPGAVPNTSTYALTNATLPYVVELANRGWKEALKRDAALAKGLNVHEGQITYAAVAEAFGLPSISLESVLA, from the coding sequence GTGACCAAGGTCGGCATCCCCCGCGAGGTCAAGAACCACGAGTACCGCGTGGCCATCACGCCCGCCGGCGTGCATGAGCTGGTCCGCAACGGACACGAGGTCTTCATCGAGGATGGCGCCGGTGTCGGCTCGTCCATCCCGAACGAGGAGTACGTGGCCGCCGGCGCGACCATCCTCCCCACCGCCGACGAGGTGTGGGCCACCGCTGACCTGCTGCTGAAGGTCAAGGAGCCGATCGCGCAGGAGTACCACCGCCTGCGCAAGGGGCAGACCCTCTTCACCTACCTGCACCTGGCCGCCGACAAGGCCGGCACCGACGCGCTGGTCGCCTCCGGCACCACCGCGATCGCGTACGAGACCGTGCAGCTGGCCAACGGCGCGCTGCCGCTGCTCGCCCCGATGTCCGAGGTCGCGGGCCGGCTCGCCCCGCAGGTCGGCTCCTACCACCTGATGCGCCCGGCCGGCGGCCGCGGCGTGCTGCCCGGTGGCGTGCCCGGCACCCACTCGGCCAAGGCCGTCGTCATCGGCGGTGGCGTCTCCGGCTGGCACGCGGCCACCATCGCGATCGGCATGGGCTACGAGGTGACCCTGCTGGACCGCGACATCAACAAGCTGCGCGAGGCCGACCGGATCTTCGGCACCAAGATCAAGGCCATCATGTCCAACAGCTTCGAGCTGGAGAAGGCCGTGATCGAGGCCGACCTGGTGATCGGCGCGGTGCTGATCCCGGGCGCCAAGGCCCCCAAGCTGGTCACCAACGAGCTGGTCTCCCGGATGAAGCCGGGCTCGGTGCTGGTCGACATCGCCATCGACCAGGGCGGCTGCTTCGAGGACTCGCACGCCACCACGCACGCCGAGCCGACCTTCGAGGTCCACAACTCGGTCTTCTACTGCGTGGCCAACATGCCGGGCGCCGTCCCCAACACCTCCACCTACGCGCTGACCAACGCGACGCTGCCGTACGTCGTCGAGCTGGCCAACCGCGGTTGGAAGGAGGCGCTGAAGCGCGACGCCGCGCTGGCCAAGGGCCTGAATGTGCACGAGGGTCAGATCACCTACGCGGCCGTCGCCGAGGCCTTCGGTCTGCCCTCCATCTCCCTGGAGAGCGTGCTCGCCTGA
- a CDS encoding ParA family protein, which produces MAERVSGQPTDDTGAALSTVGASEIGTVAVRTFEARQAAGQAATRTAIYEADLPGQGLGYAEFAYGSYDDPDAEYEPDPEYAATLAPDAARQRRERIGPTGRPLPYFPIPAPLAEHGPAQIIAMCNQKGGVGKTTSTINLGAALAEYGRRVLLVDFDPQGALSVGLGVNPMELDVTVYNLLMERGLTADDVLLKTAIPGMDLLPSNIDLSAAEVQLVSEVARESALARALKPLLPDYDYVIIDCQPSLGLLTVNALTAAHSVIVPLECEFFALRGVALLTETIEKVCERLNPELRLDGILATMYDSRTVHSREVLARVVEAFGDHVFHTVIGRTVRFPETTVAGEPITTYATNSVGAAAYRQLAREVLDRCRPVE; this is translated from the coding sequence CTGGCGGAGCGTGTCTCCGGACAGCCGACCGACGACACCGGGGCCGCACTTTCCACGGTCGGAGCCAGTGAGATCGGCACGGTCGCCGTACGCACCTTCGAGGCCCGGCAGGCCGCCGGCCAGGCGGCCACCCGGACCGCGATCTACGAGGCCGACCTGCCCGGGCAGGGCCTCGGCTACGCGGAGTTCGCCTACGGCTCCTACGACGACCCGGACGCCGAGTACGAGCCGGACCCGGAGTACGCCGCCACGCTGGCCCCCGACGCGGCCCGTCAGCGCCGCGAGCGGATCGGTCCCACCGGCCGCCCGCTGCCGTACTTCCCGATCCCCGCGCCGCTGGCCGAGCACGGCCCCGCGCAGATCATCGCGATGTGCAACCAGAAGGGCGGCGTCGGCAAGACCACCTCGACCATCAACCTGGGCGCCGCGCTGGCCGAGTACGGCCGCCGGGTGCTGCTGGTCGACTTCGACCCGCAGGGCGCGCTCTCGGTGGGTCTCGGGGTCAACCCGATGGAACTGGACGTCACCGTCTACAACCTGCTGATGGAGCGGGGGCTGACGGCGGACGACGTGCTGCTGAAGACCGCCATCCCCGGCATGGACCTGCTGCCCTCCAACATCGACCTGTCGGCCGCCGAGGTGCAGCTGGTCAGCGAGGTGGCCCGGGAGTCGGCGCTGGCCCGCGCGCTCAAGCCGCTGCTGCCGGACTACGACTACGTGATCATCGACTGCCAGCCCTCGCTCGGTCTGCTGACGGTCAACGCGCTCACCGCCGCGCACAGCGTCATCGTGCCGCTGGAGTGCGAGTTCTTCGCGCTGCGCGGGGTGGCGCTGCTCACCGAGACGATCGAGAAGGTCTGCGAGCGGCTCAACCCCGAGCTGCGCCTGGACGGCATCCTGGCCACCATGTACGACTCGCGCACCGTGCACAGCCGCGAGGTGCTGGCCCGGGTGGTCGAGGCCTTCGGTGACCACGTCTTCCACACCGTGATCGGACGCACCGTCAGGTTCCCCGAGACCACCGTGGCCGGCGAGCCGATCACCACGTACGCGACCAACTCGGTGGGCGCCGCCGCCTACCGCCAGCTCGCCAGGGAGGTGCTCGACCGGTGCCGCCCCGTCGAGTGA